A window of Candidatus Methylomirabilota bacterium contains these coding sequences:
- a CDS encoding adenylate/guanylate cyclase domain-containing protein — protein MTCVRCQTDNPRQAKFCLECGAPLTARCESCGAALPAGARFCLQCGQPVGRGAGASPRFAAPGSYTPPHLAEKILTSKGALEGERKQVTVLFADTKDSMELVADRDPEEARKLLDPVLEHMMAAVHRYEGTVNQVRGDGIMALFGAPLAHEDHAVRACYAALRMQESVKRYAEEVFRSHGVLIQIRVGLNSGDVVVRGIGSDLHMDYIALGQTTHLAARMEQLAAPGTVLLAPTTLQLAEGYVQVTARGPVAVRGLPEPIEVYEIVGPGAVRSRLHAAAARGLTRFVGRDREIDQLRRALEQAQDGHGQVVAVLGEPGVGKSRLYWEFMHSHRMQGWRLLESGGVSYGKTTAYLPIVELLKAYFQIGARDETRTIREKVIGKVLSLDRALEPALAALLALLEVPVPDAAWARLDPSQRRRRTLEAVTGLLFRESRVQPLLLLVEDLHWSDAETEAVLSSLVESLPTARMLLLVNYRPEYEHGWGHKSYYRQLRVEPLPAESAEDLLTGLLGTGPDLDALKRTLIARTEGNPLFLEESVQALVETKALVGERGAYRLAHGDLTVHVPTTVEAILAARIDRLSPERKRLLQAASVIGKDVPFALLLSVAEVGEEELRRGLGDLQAAEFLYETRLFPDLEYTFKHALTHEVAYGGLLQERRRELHARLVGAIESLHRDRLGEQVERLAHHALHGAVWDKAVPYLRQAGLKAAGRCALPEARGWLEEALGVLAGLPESPATLEQGVDIRLELRPLLGVLGEYRAVMERLREAEVIAETLNDDRRRGRVWAVMTNAHSQLGQLDEALPLGMRALAAAARSGDLPLRLLTTTYLEQASYFGGDFQRAVELAVGNLAALPAGADYESFGAAMPIAIYDRYLLVRSLAQLGRFGEAARYEAEALRLAEPTRHAYAVGMAHLAASWLHLLQGDWARARSLVEHGVAAYRSGNIVLNLPHAVASSAWALAQAGEIGEATSRFEEGARLLAREADRGIIGLHGEACHALGRAALLLGRLDDARRLAERALASSPAHPGFAAHARHLLGDVAAHSQRSDGERGEVHYRQALALADAHGMRPLVAHCHLGLGRLFRRAGGDAAGEHLSAAMRLYRAMAMPYWAERAEEETRPRA, from the coding sequence ATGACCTGTGTCCGCTGCCAGACCGACAACCCGCGGCAGGCGAAGTTCTGCCTGGAATGCGGGGCCCCGCTCACCGCCCGCTGCGAGAGCTGCGGAGCCGCGCTGCCCGCCGGCGCGCGCTTCTGCCTGCAGTGCGGGCAGCCGGTCGGCCGCGGGGCGGGCGCCTCGCCGCGGTTCGCCGCGCCGGGCTCGTACACGCCTCCGCATCTCGCCGAGAAGATCCTCACCTCGAAGGGCGCGCTCGAGGGCGAGCGCAAGCAGGTGACCGTGCTCTTCGCCGACACCAAGGACTCGATGGAGCTGGTGGCCGATCGCGATCCCGAGGAGGCGCGCAAGCTGCTCGATCCCGTCCTCGAGCACATGATGGCCGCGGTGCACCGGTACGAGGGCACCGTGAACCAGGTTCGCGGCGACGGGATCATGGCCCTCTTCGGCGCGCCGCTGGCCCACGAGGACCACGCGGTGCGCGCCTGCTACGCCGCGCTCCGGATGCAGGAGTCGGTCAAGCGGTACGCCGAGGAGGTGTTCCGCTCCCACGGCGTGCTCATCCAGATCCGGGTCGGCCTCAACTCGGGCGACGTCGTCGTCCGGGGCATCGGCTCCGATCTGCACATGGACTACATCGCGCTGGGCCAGACCACCCACCTGGCCGCCCGCATGGAGCAGCTCGCCGCCCCGGGGACCGTGCTGCTGGCACCGACGACGCTGCAGCTGGCCGAGGGCTATGTCCAGGTGACCGCGCGCGGCCCGGTCGCGGTGCGCGGACTCCCGGAGCCGATCGAGGTCTACGAGATCGTCGGCCCGGGCGCGGTGCGATCGCGCCTGCACGCGGCGGCCGCCCGCGGGCTCACCCGCTTCGTCGGCCGCGATCGCGAGATCGATCAGCTGCGCCGGGCGCTCGAGCAGGCCCAGGACGGCCACGGGCAGGTGGTCGCGGTGCTGGGCGAGCCCGGCGTCGGCAAGTCGCGCCTCTACTGGGAGTTCATGCACTCGCATCGCATGCAGGGCTGGCGGCTGCTCGAGAGCGGCGGCGTCTCCTACGGCAAGACCACCGCCTACCTGCCCATCGTCGAATTGCTCAAGGCGTACTTCCAGATCGGGGCGCGGGACGAGACGCGGACGATCCGGGAGAAGGTGATCGGCAAGGTCCTCTCGCTCGATCGCGCGCTCGAGCCGGCGCTCGCGGCCCTGCTCGCGCTGCTCGAGGTGCCGGTCCCGGACGCGGCGTGGGCACGCCTCGACCCGTCGCAGCGCCGCCGCCGGACGCTCGAGGCGGTCACCGGCCTGCTGTTCCGCGAGAGCCGGGTCCAGCCGCTCCTGCTCCTCGTCGAGGACCTCCACTGGAGCGACGCGGAGACCGAGGCGGTGCTGAGCAGCCTGGTGGAGAGCCTGCCCACGGCGCGGATGCTGCTGCTCGTCAACTATCGGCCGGAGTACGAGCACGGCTGGGGCCACAAGAGCTACTACCGCCAGCTGCGGGTCGAGCCCTTGCCCGCGGAGAGCGCCGAGGACCTGCTCACCGGACTGCTCGGAACCGGCCCCGACCTGGACGCGCTCAAGCGCACCCTCATCGCCCGCACCGAGGGCAATCCGCTCTTCCTGGAGGAGAGCGTGCAGGCCCTGGTGGAGACGAAGGCGCTGGTCGGCGAGCGCGGCGCCTACCGGCTGGCCCACGGCGACCTGACGGTGCACGTGCCGACCACCGTGGAGGCGATCCTCGCCGCGCGCATCGACCGGCTGTCGCCCGAGCGGAAGCGGCTGCTGCAGGCGGCCTCGGTCATCGGCAAGGACGTGCCGTTCGCGCTCCTGCTCTCGGTGGCCGAGGTCGGCGAGGAGGAGCTGCGCCGCGGGCTCGGCGACCTGCAGGCCGCCGAGTTCCTCTACGAGACGCGCTTGTTTCCCGACCTCGAGTACACCTTCAAGCACGCGCTCACCCACGAGGTCGCGTACGGCGGCCTGCTGCAGGAGCGTCGCCGCGAGCTGCACGCCCGGCTCGTGGGGGCGATCGAGTCGCTGCACCGCGACCGCCTCGGCGAGCAGGTGGAGCGGCTCGCCCATCACGCCCTGCACGGCGCGGTGTGGGACAAGGCGGTGCCCTATCTCCGGCAGGCCGGCCTCAAGGCGGCCGGCCGTTGCGCGCTCCCGGAGGCGCGGGGATGGCTCGAGGAGGCGCTGGGCGTGCTGGCCGGGCTGCCCGAGAGCCCGGCCACGCTCGAGCAGGGGGTGGACATCCGTCTCGAGCTGCGGCCGCTGCTCGGCGTGCTCGGCGAATACCGCGCGGTGATGGAGCGCCTGCGCGAGGCCGAGGTCATCGCCGAGACCCTGAACGACGACCGCCGCCGCGGCCGCGTGTGGGCGGTCATGACCAACGCGCACTCGCAGCTCGGGCAGCTCGACGAGGCGCTGCCGCTCGGGATGCGGGCCCTCGCCGCGGCCGCGCGCAGCGGGGACCTGCCTCTGCGCCTCTTGACCACCACGTACCTCGAGCAGGCGAGCTACTTCGGCGGCGACTTCCAGCGCGCGGTGGAGCTGGCGGTCGGCAATCTCGCGGCGCTGCCCGCCGGCGCCGACTACGAATCGTTCGGCGCGGCCATGCCCATCGCGATCTACGACCGCTACCTCCTGGTCCGGAGCCTCGCCCAGCTCGGCCGGTTCGGCGAGGCCGCGCGCTACGAGGCCGAGGCGCTGCGACTCGCCGAGCCCACGCGCCACGCCTACGCGGTCGGGATGGCCCATCTGGCCGCGAGCTGGCTGCATCTCCTGCAGGGCGACTGGGCGCGGGCGCGGTCACTGGTCGAGCACGGCGTCGCGGCCTACCGCAGCGGGAACATCGTGCTGAACCTCCCGCATGCGGTGGCCTCCTCGGCGTGGGCGCTGGCCCAGGCCGGCGAGATCGGCGAAGCCACCAGCCGGTTCGAGGAAGGGGCGCGCCTGCTCGCGCGCGAGGCCGATCGGGGCATCATCGGTCTCCACGGCGAAGCCTGCCACGCGCTGGGCCGCGCCGCGCTGCTCCTCGGGCGGCTCGACGACGCGCGTCGCCTGGCCGAGCGCGCGCTCGCCTCGTCGCCCGCGCATCCGGGCTTCGCGGCGCACGCCCGGCACCTGCTGGGCGACGTGGCCGCGCATTCCCAGCGCTCGGACGGCGAGCGGGGCGAGGTCCACTATCGACAGGCCCTCGCGCTGGCCGACGCGCACGGCATGCGCCCGCTGGTCGCCCACTGCCACCTGGGCCTCGGCCGGCTCTTCCGCCGCGCCGGCGGAGACGCGGCCGGCGAGCATCTGTCGGCCGCGATGAGGCTGTACCGCGCGATGGCGATGCCGTACTGGGCCGAGCGCGCCGAGGAGGAGACGAGGCCGCGCGCCTAG
- a CDS encoding NIPSNAP family protein, giving the protein MTVYEMRTYTLHVGKMGEAVKLYTEFGYPALQKGGQDKKLIGYFQADTGMINQLVHLWKFDDDADRRAHWKSVFANKDFVEGFAVKFRPLVASQEVKLLTAAPWGPHP; this is encoded by the coding sequence ATGACGGTCTACGAGATGCGCACCTACACGCTGCACGTCGGCAAGATGGGCGAGGCGGTCAAGCTCTACACCGAGTTCGGCTACCCGGCGCTCCAGAAGGGCGGCCAGGACAAGAAGCTCATCGGCTACTTCCAGGCCGACACCGGCATGATCAATCAGCTCGTCCATCTCTGGAAGTTCGACGACGACGCCGACCGGCGCGCGCACTGGAAGTCGGTGTTCGCCAACAAGGATTTCGTGGAGGGCTTCGCGGTGAAGTTCCGGCCGCTGGTCGCCTCCCAGGAGGTCAAGCTGCTGACCGCGGCTCCGTGGGGCCCCCATCCCTGA
- a CDS encoding LLM class flavin-dependent oxidoreductase — MDVGLQMIFASYGWSDVPDAQVWDEELRLARQAVDLGFDVLWSVEHHFNDYSFCPDNLQLMSYLAAQCPEVGLGTAAVILPWHDPLRVAEQAAVLDHLSGGRLRLGVGRGLARREFAAFRGTMDESRGRFDEAAEMILRALRTGVMEGDGPFYRQPRTEIRPRPTRSFDGRVYAVASSDDSVVSAATLDARMVMFADRPWPMRMPAIRKHRELVRRIHGHEAGPPLLADFCVCTATMDGAEETARRYMGKFVESNFYHYELLGPHFSTVKGYDAYAQKIAMAREIGMDGIVSAFMEAAVWGTPDRILRKFEERRAIVGEFELATSFRFGGTPFDLAESGLRLYAKEVLPVVRSWTKADAARS, encoded by the coding sequence ATGGACGTCGGCCTGCAGATGATCTTCGCCAGCTACGGGTGGAGCGATGTGCCCGACGCGCAGGTGTGGGACGAGGAGCTGCGGCTCGCCCGGCAGGCCGTCGATCTGGGCTTCGACGTGCTCTGGTCGGTGGAGCACCACTTCAACGACTACTCGTTCTGCCCGGACAACCTGCAGCTCATGTCCTACCTGGCCGCCCAGTGTCCCGAGGTCGGCCTCGGCACCGCCGCGGTGATCCTGCCCTGGCACGATCCCCTGCGCGTCGCCGAGCAGGCCGCGGTGCTCGATCACCTGAGCGGCGGCCGTCTTCGCCTCGGCGTGGGCCGCGGCCTCGCCCGGCGCGAGTTCGCCGCCTTCCGGGGCACGATGGACGAATCGCGCGGGCGGTTCGACGAGGCCGCGGAGATGATCCTGCGCGCGCTGCGCACCGGGGTGATGGAAGGAGACGGGCCGTTCTACCGCCAGCCGCGCACCGAGATCCGGCCGCGGCCGACGCGGAGCTTCGACGGCCGCGTCTACGCGGTGGCCTCCTCCGACGACTCGGTGGTCTCGGCCGCGACGCTCGACGCGCGCATGGTGATGTTCGCGGACCGGCCCTGGCCCATGCGCATGCCGGCCATCCGGAAGCACCGCGAGCTGGTGCGGCGGATCCACGGGCACGAGGCGGGACCGCCCCTGCTCGCCGACTTCTGCGTGTGCACCGCCACCATGGACGGCGCGGAGGAGACCGCCCGCCGCTACATGGGCAAGTTCGTGGAGAGCAACTTCTACCACTACGAGCTGCTGGGACCGCACTTCAGCACCGTGAAGGGCTACGACGCCTACGCGCAGAAGATCGCGATGGCCCGCGAGATCGGCATGGACGGCATCGTCTCCGCGTTCATGGAGGCCGCGGTCTGGGGCACGCCCGATCGCATCCTGCGCAAGTTCGAGGAGCGCCGGGCCATCGTCGGCGAGTTCGAGCTGGCCACCTCGTTCCGGTTCGGCGGCACCCCGTTCGACCTGGCCGAGTCGGGACTGCGCCTCTACGCCAAGGAGGTCCTCCCGGTGGTGCGGTCCTGGACGAAGGCGGACGCGGCGCGCTCCTAG
- a CDS encoding PQQ-dependent dehydrogenase, methanol/ethanol family: protein MKRVTPLLSLLCLLCLASISAADSGAAWGVYGGDTANTRYSSLDKINTGNVQQLKVAWALQLGSVRSQESTPILVGDTLYVTSSFGPKNVFAVDAKTGTVRWRYSPDVPGGIDQFACCDVNNRGVAYANGKVFVGRLDGHMVALDAKTGAELWKTQVVDYTQGSVITSPPTIVKNLVITGFGGGEYGARGYLSALDQDSGKEVWRFWTVPGPGEPGNDSWKGDSWKYGGATAWLIGSYDPALNLIYYGTSNPSPWGGSIRGLDSGNYGIMTNLYSSSTLALNADTGKLVWHYQSTPHDVWDYDGVNELVLADVTVNGQKTPAMFKADRNGFFYVLNRQTGKLISAQSYVPINWATGVDMTTGRPIEVPDKRPRFKFRAMNICPNLLGGKNWHPMSYSPQTGLVYIPSINLCMDMEGAEPAYKRGSFYLAFEFDLGKSGPGGYMSELMAWDPVKQQKVWGNKDALPWLGGTMTTAGGLVFHGDVRGWFKALDAKTGKQLWQFQTGSGVAAAPMTYELDGKQYVAVVSGRTFSIPVFLGPIGKQMVDASPEGGTLFVFELPSP from the coding sequence ATGAAGCGAGTCACCCCGCTCCTCTCCCTGCTCTGCCTGCTGTGCCTGGCTTCGATCTCGGCCGCCGACAGCGGCGCGGCCTGGGGCGTGTACGGCGGCGATACCGCCAACACGCGCTACAGCAGCCTCGACAAGATCAACACCGGCAACGTGCAGCAGCTCAAGGTGGCGTGGGCGCTGCAGCTCGGGTCGGTGCGCTCCCAGGAGTCCACGCCGATCCTGGTCGGCGACACCCTCTACGTGACCTCGTCGTTCGGTCCCAAGAACGTGTTCGCGGTGGATGCGAAGACGGGGACGGTGCGGTGGCGCTACTCCCCCGACGTGCCGGGCGGCATCGATCAGTTCGCCTGCTGCGACGTCAACAATCGCGGCGTGGCCTACGCCAACGGCAAGGTCTTCGTGGGCCGGCTCGACGGGCACATGGTCGCGCTGGACGCCAAGACCGGCGCGGAGCTGTGGAAGACGCAGGTCGTCGACTACACCCAGGGCTCGGTGATCACCTCGCCGCCCACCATCGTGAAGAACCTCGTGATCACCGGCTTCGGCGGCGGCGAGTACGGAGCGCGCGGCTATCTGAGCGCGCTCGACCAGGACTCGGGCAAGGAGGTCTGGCGCTTCTGGACCGTGCCCGGCCCCGGGGAGCCGGGCAACGACAGCTGGAAGGGCGACTCGTGGAAGTACGGCGGGGCGACCGCCTGGCTGATCGGCTCGTACGATCCCGCGCTGAACCTCATCTACTACGGCACCAGCAATCCCTCGCCGTGGGGCGGCTCGATCCGTGGTCTGGACAGCGGCAACTACGGCATCATGACCAACCTCTACTCGTCCTCCACGCTCGCGCTGAACGCGGACACCGGCAAGCTCGTGTGGCACTACCAGAGCACGCCGCACGACGTGTGGGACTACGACGGGGTGAACGAGCTGGTGCTGGCCGACGTCACCGTCAACGGGCAGAAGACGCCGGCGATGTTCAAGGCCGACCGCAACGGCTTCTTCTACGTCCTGAACCGCCAGACCGGCAAGCTGATCTCCGCGCAGTCGTACGTGCCCATCAACTGGGCGACCGGCGTGGACATGACCACCGGCCGGCCGATCGAGGTGCCGGACAAGCGGCCGCGCTTCAAGTTCCGGGCGATGAACATCTGCCCGAATCTGCTCGGCGGCAAGAACTGGCACCCCATGAGCTACAGCCCGCAGACCGGGCTCGTGTACATCCCGTCCATCAACCTGTGCATGGACATGGAAGGCGCCGAGCCCGCCTACAAGCGCGGCAGCTTCTATCTCGCGTTCGAGTTCGACCTGGGCAAGAGCGGGCCCGGCGGCTACATGAGCGAGCTGATGGCGTGGGATCCGGTCAAGCAGCAGAAGGTCTGGGGCAACAAGGACGCGCTGCCCTGGCTCGGCGGCACCATGACCACCGCGGGCGGGCTGGTCTTCCACGGTGACGTGCGCGGCTGGTTCAAGGCCCTCGACGCCAAGACCGGCAAGCAGCTCTGGCAGTTCCAGACCGGATCCGGGGTGGCGGCCGCGCCGATGACCTACGAGCTCGACGGCAAGCAGTACGTGGCGGTCGTCTCGGGACGCACCTTCTCGATCCCGGTGTTCCTGGGGCCGATCGGCAAGCAGATGGTGGACGCCAGCCCGGAGGGCGGCACCCTCTTCGTCTTCGAGCTGCCGTCGCCCTAG
- a CDS encoding zinc-binding dehydrogenase, producing MKGVVFLGDRKLELREFPDPAPGPRDVVLEIRASGMCGSDLHNYRAPAQPAGVVTGGIRRQAGMIAGHEPCGVVAAVGAGVTDREARVGQRVMDHHYEGCGVCKHCRAGWTQMCLEGAVVYGSGGHGGHARYMKVPASTLVPLPDALSFVTGAAISCGTGTAWGALRRVALQGGETIAIFGQGPVGLSATQLAVEMGARVLAVDIAPERRKLAQQFGAHAVIDPAADDMVKAIRDLTHGEGAHKTLDASSAPEARAATVRAVRSWGTACFVGERGQVTLDVSPDLLRRQVTLVGSWTFSRQGQAECAEFVAERKIDVERLFTHRWRLEQAEEAYRLFDTQTTGKAVILPS from the coding sequence ATGAAGGGCGTCGTGTTTCTCGGCGATCGGAAGCTGGAGCTGCGCGAGTTCCCGGATCCGGCTCCGGGCCCGCGGGACGTGGTGCTCGAGATCCGGGCCTCGGGCATGTGCGGCAGCGATCTGCACAACTACCGCGCCCCCGCCCAGCCCGCCGGTGTCGTCACCGGCGGCATCCGCCGCCAGGCCGGCATGATCGCCGGCCACGAGCCCTGCGGGGTGGTGGCCGCGGTGGGCGCGGGCGTCACCGATCGCGAGGCCCGCGTGGGCCAGCGGGTGATGGACCACCACTACGAGGGATGCGGCGTCTGCAAGCACTGCCGGGCCGGCTGGACCCAGATGTGCCTCGAGGGCGCGGTGGTCTACGGCTCGGGTGGGCACGGCGGGCACGCGCGGTACATGAAGGTGCCGGCGTCGACGCTGGTGCCGCTGCCCGACGCGCTGTCGTTCGTGACGGGCGCCGCGATCTCCTGCGGCACCGGGACCGCGTGGGGCGCACTCAGGCGCGTCGCGCTGCAGGGCGGCGAGACGATCGCCATCTTCGGCCAGGGGCCGGTGGGCCTGTCGGCGACGCAGCTCGCGGTGGAGATGGGCGCGCGGGTCCTCGCGGTGGACATCGCCCCGGAGCGGCGCAAGCTCGCGCAGCAGTTCGGCGCCCACGCGGTGATCGACCCGGCCGCCGACGACATGGTGAAGGCGATCCGCGATCTCACGCACGGGGAGGGCGCCCACAAGACGCTCGACGCCTCGTCGGCGCCGGAGGCGCGCGCGGCCACGGTCCGCGCGGTGCGCTCGTGGGGCACCGCGTGCTTCGTGGGCGAGCGCGGCCAGGTGACGCTCGACGTGAGCCCGGACCTGCTGCGCCGCCAGGTGACGCTGGTCGGGTCCTGGACGTTCTCCAGGCAGGGGCAGGCCGAGTGCGCCGAGTTCGTCGCCGAGCGCAAGATCGACGTGGAGCGTCTCTTCACCCACCGCTGGCGGCTCGAGCAGGCGGAGGAGGCCTACCGCCTCTTCGATACCCAGACCACCGGCAAGGCGGTCATCCTGCCCTCGTGA